One Photobacterium sp. TY1-4 genomic window carries:
- a CDS encoding protocatechuate 3,4-dioxygenase has protein sequence MNRRNFLVCWSLAMWPAVWLPSAWGRGALARTPSQTEGPFYPVVAIPFRESLIGDQAVVNGTPMWLSGRVLDMSGHPMTDCRVEIWQCDGAGIYHHPRQSGHDQVDRHFAGFGAALTDSQGHYRFHTLYPVPYTGRPPHIHVKIWQGGRELLTTQLYLQGQTGNEWWARNREALQIDPLPHSDGLAANYDFVV, from the coding sequence ATGAACCGACGAAATTTTCTGGTGTGCTGGTCGCTGGCTATGTGGCCGGCAGTTTGGCTGCCTTCAGCCTGGGGCAGAGGCGCGCTGGCCCGGACGCCGTCGCAGACCGAAGGGCCGTTTTATCCGGTGGTGGCGATCCCGTTTCGGGAATCTCTGATCGGGGATCAGGCGGTGGTGAACGGTACCCCAATGTGGCTCAGCGGCCGGGTGCTGGATATGAGTGGCCATCCAATGACCGATTGCCGGGTCGAGATCTGGCAGTGTGACGGCGCCGGGATCTATCATCATCCCCGTCAATCCGGCCATGATCAGGTCGATCGTCATTTTGCCGGTTTTGGTGCGGCGCTGACCGACAGTCAGGGCCATTATCGCTTTCATACCCTGTATCCGGTGCCTTATACCGGGCGGCCGCCGCACATTCACGTTAAGATCTGGCAGGGTGGACGTGAGTTGCTGACCACCCAGCTCTATTTGCAGGGCCAGACCGGCAACGAGTGGTGGGCCCGCAATCGCGAGGCACTGCAAATCGATCCGTTGCCGCACTCCGACGGATTGGCCGCGAATTATGACTTTGTGGTGTAG
- a CDS encoding thiamine pyrophosphate-binding protein has translation MVKANLLSPGQYQRHFRSPKQVVNNQPIKGVRAAVTGLASEETLASYLNKRLAEIGVKRVMAIPGDYIAEWVATLDEPEINAGLIRVHPNNEMLATYAADGYGRAANGNTVGCVAFTYGVGALNAAQAFAGAHVEQVPLVLINGSPSNAQFNSQRDQGILWHHMFDGSQTDLRIFQQLTQSAVRIDNPAYAPDLIDSALTACITESKPVYIEIANTLENMSVQPVSERPLLIRSPIPQDQQALDDAVSYIWEVLQGAHNLVLMGGVELARQNLQDKFETLFNALQAPYVTSLLGKGLLSEVDAGPWFCGVYNGKNSQQNVQDLIKRSDVLLSLGVLETDFNFTGVAAADYSPGSEDGLPIDGQIEARMGAVKINSVCSRAEDNEIYWGNIELAPLLDALISKAQTAALPNAPFAGLSEGTPWEIPPATDFSGDDQITWDSFKSLLSNNYLQTFGAAETPLILADTGLSFYALNNLKVPQNGYIAQLSWGAIGYSPAASYGAKLALDDQGINRRVVSISGDGAISESINTLGTIAQLGLNNVIFVMANGVFAIEQFLVNAQAFADTPDAPQFEALTQVPQTALWDWVKLAEGFGGVGYEVTTNAELTAVLEKLREEDYPDPAIPSGPCATGTGSGCCDFAGTTPTAGKSTFTLVAVRNVCKDLPSNVRWKLED, from the coding sequence ATGGTCAAAGCCAATTTGTTGTCACCGGGGCAATATCAGCGGCATTTTCGCTCCCCCAAGCAAGTGGTAAACAATCAGCCCATCAAAGGGGTTCGCGCTGCAGTCACTGGGCTTGCCAGTGAAGAAACATTAGCCAGCTACCTCAATAAACGTCTCGCAGAAATCGGGGTGAAACGTGTGATGGCGATCCCCGGCGATTATATTGCCGAATGGGTTGCCACCCTGGATGAGCCGGAGATCAATGCCGGTTTAATCCGGGTTCATCCCAACAACGAAATGCTGGCAACCTACGCAGCGGACGGATATGGCCGCGCCGCCAACGGCAACACCGTCGGCTGCGTCGCCTTTACCTATGGCGTCGGCGCGCTCAATGCCGCCCAGGCGTTTGCCGGGGCGCATGTTGAGCAAGTACCGCTGGTCTTGATCAACGGCAGCCCGTCCAACGCCCAGTTTAACTCACAGCGAGATCAAGGGATCCTGTGGCACCATATGTTTGACGGCTCACAGACTGATTTACGAATTTTCCAGCAGCTCACCCAATCAGCGGTGCGTATCGATAACCCGGCTTATGCGCCAGATCTTATTGATTCCGCTTTAACCGCCTGCATCACGGAAAGTAAACCCGTCTATATCGAAATTGCCAATACCCTGGAAAATATGTCGGTCCAGCCGGTCAGCGAGCGTCCGCTGCTGATCCGCTCCCCGATCCCCCAGGATCAGCAAGCCTTGGATGATGCCGTCAGCTATATCTGGGAAGTGCTGCAAGGCGCGCACAATCTGGTGTTGATGGGTGGCGTCGAGCTGGCCCGGCAAAATCTGCAGGATAAATTCGAAACCTTATTCAACGCACTTCAGGCACCCTATGTCACCAGCCTGCTCGGCAAAGGACTGCTCAGTGAAGTCGACGCCGGGCCGTGGTTCTGCGGCGTCTACAACGGAAAGAATTCCCAACAGAATGTGCAGGATCTGATCAAGCGCTCGGATGTCCTCTTGTCGCTGGGGGTCCTGGAAACCGACTTCAACTTCACCGGTGTCGCGGCGGCAGATTACAGCCCGGGCAGTGAAGACGGCTTACCCATCGACGGTCAGATCGAAGCACGGATGGGAGCCGTAAAAATCAACAGTGTCTGCTCCCGGGCCGAAGACAACGAGATATACTGGGGAAACATTGAGCTGGCGCCACTGCTCGATGCCCTGATCAGCAAAGCCCAGACCGCAGCGCTTCCTAACGCACCGTTCGCCGGGTTGAGCGAAGGAACGCCATGGGAAATTCCCCCGGCAACGGATTTTTCCGGTGACGACCAAATCACCTGGGATAGTTTTAAATCCCTGCTCTCCAATAATTATCTTCAAACCTTTGGCGCAGCAGAAACCCCACTCATTTTGGCCGATACCGGATTGAGCTTCTACGCCCTGAACAATCTCAAAGTGCCGCAGAATGGTTATATCGCGCAACTGTCCTGGGGGGCGATTGGCTATTCACCGGCAGCCAGCTATGGTGCGAAGTTGGCACTGGACGATCAGGGGATCAACCGCCGCGTCGTGAGCATTTCCGGGGACGGCGCTATCTCAGAGAGTATCAATACCCTGGGCACCATTGCCCAGCTGGGATTGAACAACGTCATTTTTGTCATGGCCAACGGGGTATTTGCCATTGAGCAGTTCCTGGTCAATGCACAGGCCTTTGCGGATACGCCGGATGCCCCGCAGTTCGAAGCCTTAACCCAGGTACCGCAAACGGCGCTCTGGGATTGGGTGAAACTAGCCGAAGGCTTCGGCGGCGTCGGCTATGAAGTGACCACCAACGCGGAGCTGACCGCGGTGCTGGAAAAACTGCGGGAGGAAGATTATCCGGACCCGGCGATCCCTAGCGGCCCCTGCGCAACCGGGACCGGAAGCGGCTGTTGTGACTTTGCCGGTACAACACCAACCGCAGGGAAATCCACCTTCACCCTGGTGGCGGTCCGCAATGTATGTAAAGACCTGCCCAGCAATGTCCGCTGGAAATTAGAGGACTAA